One Bombus fervidus isolate BK054 chromosome 2, iyBomFerv1, whole genome shotgun sequence DNA segment encodes these proteins:
- the LOC139997897 gene encoding thioredoxin domain-containing protein 12, producing the protein MNKWIKFFSAINLIALANQIVENNLLNIGDSNCDKSFERLFKWRSVTYGFQEAKVVNKPIFLLIHKMQCPSCQKLKQKFSNSVRLMDLSDRFVMVKAEMGYDAALDDDKFQPDGKYVPRILFFTSNGDFIEEAYNNHADADKEYKFFYKNPSEIINTMLLVLKNYSKEPLRVIFQYEELLHLETCDMEDDILVPTLLH; encoded by the exons ATGAACAAATGGATTAAATTCTTCAGTGCTATAAATCTAATCGCTTTGGCAAATCAAATAGTCGAAAATAACCTTCTTAATATTGGAGATTCGAATTGTGACAAGAGTTTCGAACGATTATTTAAATGGAGGTCTGTTACGTACGGCTTTCAAGAGGCTAAAGTCGTGAACAAACCGATTTTTCTACTCATCCATAAAATGCAATGCCCTTCTTgtcaaaaattaaaacagaaattttctAACTCCGTACGATTGATGGACCTTAGCGATCG ATTTGTGATGGTAAAAGCGGAAATGGGATATGATGCAGCTTTAGATGATGACAAATTTCAACCAGATGGGAAGTATGTGCCTAGAATATTGTTCTTCACATCTAACGGTGACTTTATCGAGGAGGCATATAACAATCATGCAGACGCGGATaaggaatataaatttttttacaagaaTCCTTCGGAAATTATAAATACCATGCTGTtggttttgaaaaattattctaaagAGCCATTGCgagtaatatttcaatatgagGAATTGTTGCATCTAGAAACTTGTGATATGGAAGATGATATTCTTGTTCCGACTCTCTTACATTAG
- the Pig-o gene encoding phosphatidylinositol glycan anchor biosynthesis class O, translated as MSKLWNYLIFQGWMSYLMAAGLLVFTSGFLLNRVARPERAECKDCTDSDCNVKQLLQNPDAAATTCLKRRSRVVLLVVDALKYDFAYWYNDNNSTSSYYRNKLPIIHELLQNQPMNSRLYKFIADPPTTTMQRLKGLTTGSLPTFIDIGSNFASESINEDNIVDQSTAEGIVFMGDDTWTNLFPGKFKRQFPSPSFNVWDLDSVDKDVRYRIFFEMKKKDWSLLIAHVLGIDHCGHKHGANHPEMARKLNDTNSLIRDIIESLEEDTVLFVVGDHGMTESGDHGGDSRNEIEAAMFVYSMVPLIKYDSSNNTVNQIDLVPTLASILGTPIPFSNLGSVILDSIPSSSRNGKLKDELWYLLHSVWRNIAQTKKYISVYSEDTYLFSKEQLQNLENMYNYLFNQIKSINTIEEFDSFIVNSRNYFKLLKDTCSEVWVQFDSSLMSKGLLLMFCALFFFYLFITGIPESRMYKIFESSFLQYSILANLITALIMCLLFFFDILEEFKNTTLFATGTVSIILLVILITKNWDVISLNWYDYRKIKKLIYITRLVLFLTICSLFSNSYIVEENNVLSFLIVTLLWLIMFNLMKKDASENPERKTKPFLKQQTKSNLKIIIIASSLIACISIRLSYYFWRCREEQQQRICSMFVFGKTSSITSENLERILLAITLIMLALHITIIRLWLQNCGNLSGFSPSVLVGQYCPVVIGVCMGCYWVLQRLPKFVKVKFALSWQVSTLPNIVYALSLFAIFILYYRPLSIFLLPKKKELIKIYQDENVVPRLFEKIKESIYRKNIDVDQTPVVYGLGTAYSATFVSLSIFLMLLYSLLLGDILSPSTFLMFICCTSVLSLSAIERYKNANSISELVEVPTPILLCWFLIAEYFFYGTGHQPTFPTIHWDAAFVGTGGHFYGNLLPAILIGINTFGSHIILGATLPLLVIVPFTFYLVFPKLAKIKFSEDNMKRGELHLFEQDSVFHTAIFSVAGKYILLHGIRTFGSMLATTIHCRHLMVWKIFAPKLIFEGLGLLVTLSSVLASFYMVFRIDQQIEHLISRVTKGR; from the exons ATGAGCAAGCTATggaattatttgatatttcaagGATGGATGTCGTATTTGATGGCAGCtggtttgttggttttcaCAAGCGGCTTTTTGCTCAATCGCGTTGCAAGACCGGAACGAGCTGAATGTAAAGATTGCACGGATTCTGATTGTAACGTCAAGCAACTTCTTCAGAATCCCGATGCCGCTGCAACCACATGTCTCAAAAGAAGGTCACGTGTTGTATTATTAGTTGTAGATGctttaaaatatgattttgcATATTGgtataacgataataattctACTTCATCTTATTATCGCAATAAGTTACCGATAATTCACGAATTGTTGCAAAATCAACCTATGAATTCACGCTTGTATAAGTTCATAGCAGATCCTCCGACAACAACTATGCAACGATTAAAAGGTCTTACCACAGGATCGTTGCCAACATTCATTGACATTGGATCTAATTTTGCTTCCGAAAGTATCAACGAAGATAATATTGTAGATCAAAGCACTGCCGAAGGTATAGTTTTTATGGGTGATGATACCTGGACTAATTTATTTCCTGGCAAATTTAAACGTCAGTTTCCATCACCATCTTTTAATGTTTGGGATCTGGACAGTGTTGATAAAGATGTTAGATACCGTATATTTTTTGagatgaagaagaaagatTGGTCTCTCCTGATAGCACATGTTCTTGGAATTGATCATTGTGGACATAAACACGGTGCTAATCATCCTGAGATGGCTAGAAAGCTAAATGATACAAATAGTCTTATAAGAGATATTATCGAGTCCTTAGAAGAGGATACAGTACTTTTTGTTGTTGGTGATCATGGAATGACAGAAAGTGGTGATCATGGTGGTGATAGCAGGAATGAAATTGAGGCTGCCATGTTCGTTTATTCTATGGTTCCTTTGATAAAATATGATTCATCTAACAATACTGTGAACCAAATCGATCTTGTTCCAACATTAGCATCTATTCTTGGGACACCTATACCATTCTCAAACTTGGGATCTGTTATACTTGATTCAATTCCAAGTTCATCAAGAAATGGGAAATTAAAAGATGAGTTATGGTATTTGTTGCATTCAGTGTGGAGAAATATTGCACagacaaaaaaatatataagtgtATATTCTGAAGATACTTACTTATTTTCTAAAGAACAGCttcaaaatttggaaaatatgtataactaTCTATTTAACCAAATTAAGAGTATTAATACTATTGAAGAATTTGACTCTTTTATTGTGAATAGTCGGAACTACTTTAAATTGCTCAAAGATACATGTTCTGAAGTTTGGGTTCAATTTGATTCTAGTCTAATGTCAAAAGGCCTACTTTTGATGTTTTGtgctttgtttttcttttatctatttatcACGGGCATTCCAGAAAGTCGTATGTATAAGATATTTGAGTCTTCATTTCtacaatattctattttaGCAAATTTAATTACTGCATTAATAATGtgtcttttgtttttctttgatattttagaAGAATTCAAAAACACTACATTGTTTGCCACTGGTACAGtatctataatattattagtaatattaattactaagAATTGGGatgttatttcattaaattggtatgattatagaaaaataaagaaattgatcTATATTACAAGATTAGTactttttttaacaatatgCAGTCTTTTTTCTAACAGCTATATTGttgaagaaaataatgtattatcttttttaattgttactCTTCTTTGGCTTATTATGTTTAATCTAATGAAAAAAGATGCTAGTGAAAATccagaaagaaaaacaaagccATTTTTGAAACAACAAACAAAATCAAATTTgaagataattataatagcCAGTAGCTTAATAGCATGTATTTCCATAAGATTATCTTATTACTTCTGGCGTTGTAGAGAGGAGCAACAACAACGTATATGTTCTATGTTTGTATTTGGTAAAACAAGTTCTATAACATCAGAAAATTTAGAACGTATTTTACTTGCCATCACATTAATTATGCTTGCATTACACATTACAATAATAAGACTATGGTTGCAAAATTGTGGAAACCTTTCTGGTTTCTCTCCTAGTGTTTTAGTAGGACAATACTGTCCTGTTGTGATAGGTGTTTGTATGGGTTGTTATTGGGTCCTTCAAAGGTTAccaaaatttgtaaaagtaaaatttgcaCTGTCTTGGCAAGTAAGCACATTGCCTAACATAGTATATGCATTGAGTCTGTTTGCAatctttatattatactatcgTCCGCTCAGTATATTTTTACTAccaaagaaaaaggaattaattaaaatataccaaGATGAAAATGTAGTACCtcgattatttgaaaaaataaaggagtcaatttatcgaaaaaataTAGATGTAGATCAAACGCCAGTTGTTTATGGCTTGGGTACCGCATATAGTGCCACATTTGTCTCATTAAGTATATTTCTTATGttgttatattctttattGTTAGGGGATATATTATCACCTAGTACTTTCTTAATGTTTATATGTTGTACCTCCGTTTTGAGCTTATCAGCAATAGAAAGATACAAGAATGCTAATAGTATAT cTGAACTGGTAGAAGTACCTACTCCCATACTATTGTGTTGGTTCTTAATAGcagaatatttcttctatGGAACTGGGCATCAACCAACTTTCCCTACAATTCATTGGGATGCTGCTTTTGTAGGAACAGGTGGACATTTCTATGGAAATTTATTACCAGCAATCTTAATAG GAATAAACACATTCGGATCACACATTATACTAGGTGCAACATTACCACTATTAGTTATTGTACCATTTACTTTTTATCTTGTATTTCCAAAGTtagctaaaataaaattttcggaAGACAACATGAAAAGAGGAGAACTGCATCTGTTTGAACAAGATTCTGTGTTTCATACTGCAATTTTCTCAGTTGcaggaaaatatatattacttcATGGAATCAGA acaTTTGGTAGCATGCTTGCTACGACGATTCACTGTCGACATTTAATGGTTTGGAAGATCTTCGCGCCGAAGTTAATATTCGAAGGCTTGGGATTATTGGTAACATTAAGTAGTGTACTGGCGTCCTTTTATATGGTATTCAGAATCGATCAACAAATAGAACATCTTATATCCAGAGTGACAAAAGGCAgatga
- the LOC139998151 gene encoding uncharacterized protein isoform X2 — translation MILPKDLVLFSYLIVLTRASFKGPSGAASWASYASKSDYARALGLPVTGTDTITVPYMPKSSSFPKFVDPKMMISKKTDMLSNLFGGLGPAYPISFKPFMPYTVSPSLYNTVDKTPLFSKSNVVDEAGQYKRGIFGPFGSKPFGPMASKFGPMSPFSSLNTIPDYSMKDEISRRKRSIDESTVTKLHSIMDSGKPETKDLGPSPPYPTLAPISEEPEEDVNVLLKKMGGPTAPKQYLPGIFGPFGPVVDPSMFIAKKTTFLDNLFKNTVTSTPAPSPIEVPTTKSTIVPPDFWLPSSVIPNPTEYNDKVSEFLDKLFDTLKLNKTALTSDGDSANFKNDLVRSIISDGSHAQVKIARSIEDLSSINAAKDSIVSNILSELGDLKSNMVTTMNDLISYEKSATSLSSKKPFKPFSPGPWTKPTIDGMFSFQQKMGVLSQVFDMLTDLQKNITLAVQNITKAKMASTGAPGGAFNANYPMTNDIPSSPSGLPTNMSLLDVIKHKLDTLDYGVPLAYNPSYSKFGLQMARSLPKGPGSVWVSYPEDAGGIKREIVSGAESFLNEGSSQKQQARSVKMQMHQGYQSLPPGSIESVQAGGGSTPEHQGGKIKLYDPSDYEDYYKWANWMEYLRNDNRGYRHHNHH, via the exons ATGATTCTCCCAAAAGATCTAGTACTTTTCTCTTATTTGATAGTATTAACTAGAGCATCTTTTAAAGGCCCTTCAGGAGCAGCATCATGGGCAAGCTATGCTTCAAAATCTG ATTATGCAAGAGCTCTCGGACTACCAGTAACAGGAACAGACACCATAACAGTACCTTATATGCCAAAATCTTCCTCCTTTCCAAAATTTGTTGATCCTAAAATGATGATTTCGAAGAAGACAGATATGCTGAGCAACTTGTTTGGTGGCTTAGGACCTGCTTATCCTATAAGCTTCAAACCATTTATGCCATATACAGTAAGTCCATCTTTGTACAATACTGTTGACAAAACACCATTATTCAGTAAAAGTAACGTGGTTGATGAAGCTGGCCAGTACAAACGTGGAATTTTTGGGCCTTTCGGTTCGAAACCTTTTGGTCCTATGGCTTCTAAGTTCGGGCCTATGTCTCCATTTTCAAGCTTAAATACTATACCTGATTATAGTATGAAAGATGAGATTTCCCGCAGAAAAAGAAGCATAGATGAGTCTACTGTAACAAAACTTCATTCAATTATGGACAGTGGTAAGCCAGAAACAAAAGATTTGGGACCTTCACCTCCATATCCCACTCTTGCTCCAATTTCTGAAGAACCAGAAGAAGATGTGAATGTACTGCTTAAAAAGATGGGAGGTCCAACAGCACCAAAACAATATTTACCAGGAATATTTGGACCTTTTGGACCTGTGGTGGATCCATCTATGTTTATAGCAAAGAAAACTACCTTTTTggataatttgtttaaaaatactgTTACTTCTACTCCAGCACCAAGTCCGATCGAAGTTCCAACAACGAAAAGTACCATTGTACCACCTGACTTTTGGTTACCATCATCTGTAATCCCTAATCCAACAGAGTACAATGATAAAGTATCAGAGTTCCTGGATAAATTGTTTGACACTTTAAAACTGAATAAAACTGCACTAACTAGCGATGGAGATAgtgcaaattttaaaaacgattTGGTGAGATCTATTATATCTGATGGAAGTCATGCACAAGTAAAAATAGCAAGATCCATTGAAGACCTCTCATCGATCAACGCCGCTAAAGATTCGATTGTTAGTAACATATTATCTGAATTGGGTGATTTAAAAAGCAACATGGTTACAACAATGAATGATTTGATTTCTTATGAAAAGTCTGCAACATCACTATCATCAAAGAAACCATTTAAACCTTTTAGTCCTGGTCCATGGACAAAACCAACTATCGATGGAATGTTTTCTTTTCAGCAAAAGATGGGTGTTTTGAGTCAAGTATTTGATATGTTAACTGACTTACAGAAGAATATTACTTTGGCAGttcaaaatataacaaaagcAAAAATGGCATCCACAGGTGCTCCCGGAGGAGCATTTAATGCCAATTATCCAATGACTAATGACATTCCTTCTTCCCCTAGTGGTTTGCCCACTAACATGAGTCTATTGGATgttattaaacataaattagATACATTAGATTATGGAGTGCCTCTTGCATACAATCCGAGTTATAGTAAATTCGGGCTACAGATGGCTCGATCACTGCCAAAAGGTCCTGGCTCAGTTTGGGTTTCTTATCCTGAAGATGCAGGAGGTATAAAGCGCGAAATTGTCAGTGGTGCTGAATCTTTTCTGAATGAGGGAAGCAGTCAAAAACAACAAGCACGTTCAGTTAAGATGCAAATGCATCAGGGATATCAGAGTTTGCCACCTGGTTCTATAGAGTCTGTACAGGCAGGTGGAGGATCTACACCTGAACACCAAGGTGGAAAAATCAAGTTATAT GATCCCAGCGATTACGAGGACTATTATAAGTGGGCCAACTGGATGGAATACCTGAGAAATGACAATAGAGGATACAGACATCACAATCATCATTAG
- the LOC139998151 gene encoding uncharacterized protein isoform X1, with amino-acid sequence MILPKDLVLFSYLIVLTRASFKGPSGAASWASYASKSDYARALGLPVTGTDTITVPYMPKSSSFPKFVDPKMMISKKTDMLSNLFGGLGPAYPISFKPFMPYTVSPSLYNTVDKTPLFSKSNVVDEAGQYKRGIFGPFGSKPFGPMASKFGPMSPFSSLNTIPDYSMKDEISRRKRSIDESTVTKLHSIMDSGKPETKDLGPSPPYPTLAPISEEPEEDVNVLLKKMGGPTAPKQYLPGIFGPFGPVVDPSMFIAKKTTFLDNLFKNTVTSTPAPSPIEVPTTKSTIVPPDFWLPSSVIPNPTEYNDKVSEFLDKLFDTLKLNKTALTSDGDSANFKNDLVRSIISDGSHAQVKIARSIEDLSSINAAKDSIVSNILSELGDLKSNMVTTMNDLISYEKSATSLSSKKPFKPFSPGPWTKPTIDGMFSFQQKMGVLSQVFDMLTDLQKNITLAVQNITKAKMASTGAPGGAFNANYPMTNDIPSSPSGLPTNMSLLDVIKHKLDTLDYGVPLAYNPSYSKFGLQMARSLPKGPGSVWVSYPEDAGGIKREIVSGAESFLNEGSSQKQQARSVKMQMHQGYQSLPPGSIESVQAGGGSTPEHQGGKIKLYIQIPVLPNMQDPSDYEDYYKWANWMEYLRNDNRGYRHHNHH; translated from the exons ATGATTCTCCCAAAAGATCTAGTACTTTTCTCTTATTTGATAGTATTAACTAGAGCATCTTTTAAAGGCCCTTCAGGAGCAGCATCATGGGCAAGCTATGCTTCAAAATCTG ATTATGCAAGAGCTCTCGGACTACCAGTAACAGGAACAGACACCATAACAGTACCTTATATGCCAAAATCTTCCTCCTTTCCAAAATTTGTTGATCCTAAAATGATGATTTCGAAGAAGACAGATATGCTGAGCAACTTGTTTGGTGGCTTAGGACCTGCTTATCCTATAAGCTTCAAACCATTTATGCCATATACAGTAAGTCCATCTTTGTACAATACTGTTGACAAAACACCATTATTCAGTAAAAGTAACGTGGTTGATGAAGCTGGCCAGTACAAACGTGGAATTTTTGGGCCTTTCGGTTCGAAACCTTTTGGTCCTATGGCTTCTAAGTTCGGGCCTATGTCTCCATTTTCAAGCTTAAATACTATACCTGATTATAGTATGAAAGATGAGATTTCCCGCAGAAAAAGAAGCATAGATGAGTCTACTGTAACAAAACTTCATTCAATTATGGACAGTGGTAAGCCAGAAACAAAAGATTTGGGACCTTCACCTCCATATCCCACTCTTGCTCCAATTTCTGAAGAACCAGAAGAAGATGTGAATGTACTGCTTAAAAAGATGGGAGGTCCAACAGCACCAAAACAATATTTACCAGGAATATTTGGACCTTTTGGACCTGTGGTGGATCCATCTATGTTTATAGCAAAGAAAACTACCTTTTTggataatttgtttaaaaatactgTTACTTCTACTCCAGCACCAAGTCCGATCGAAGTTCCAACAACGAAAAGTACCATTGTACCACCTGACTTTTGGTTACCATCATCTGTAATCCCTAATCCAACAGAGTACAATGATAAAGTATCAGAGTTCCTGGATAAATTGTTTGACACTTTAAAACTGAATAAAACTGCACTAACTAGCGATGGAGATAgtgcaaattttaaaaacgattTGGTGAGATCTATTATATCTGATGGAAGTCATGCACAAGTAAAAATAGCAAGATCCATTGAAGACCTCTCATCGATCAACGCCGCTAAAGATTCGATTGTTAGTAACATATTATCTGAATTGGGTGATTTAAAAAGCAACATGGTTACAACAATGAATGATTTGATTTCTTATGAAAAGTCTGCAACATCACTATCATCAAAGAAACCATTTAAACCTTTTAGTCCTGGTCCATGGACAAAACCAACTATCGATGGAATGTTTTCTTTTCAGCAAAAGATGGGTGTTTTGAGTCAAGTATTTGATATGTTAACTGACTTACAGAAGAATATTACTTTGGCAGttcaaaatataacaaaagcAAAAATGGCATCCACAGGTGCTCCCGGAGGAGCATTTAATGCCAATTATCCAATGACTAATGACATTCCTTCTTCCCCTAGTGGTTTGCCCACTAACATGAGTCTATTGGATgttattaaacataaattagATACATTAGATTATGGAGTGCCTCTTGCATACAATCCGAGTTATAGTAAATTCGGGCTACAGATGGCTCGATCACTGCCAAAAGGTCCTGGCTCAGTTTGGGTTTCTTATCCTGAAGATGCAGGAGGTATAAAGCGCGAAATTGTCAGTGGTGCTGAATCTTTTCTGAATGAGGGAAGCAGTCAAAAACAACAAGCACGTTCAGTTAAGATGCAAATGCATCAGGGATATCAGAGTTTGCCACCTGGTTCTATAGAGTCTGTACAGGCAGGTGGAGGATCTACACCTGAACACCAAGGTGGAAAAATCAAGTTATAT ATACAAATACCTGTATTGCCTAATATGCAG GATCCCAGCGATTACGAGGACTATTATAAGTGGGCCAACTGGATGGAATACCTGAGAAATGACAATAGAGGATACAGACATCACAATCATCATTAG
- the LOC139998151 gene encoding uncharacterized protein isoform X3, which produces MILPKDLVLFSYLIVLTRASFKGPSGAASWASYASKSDYARALGLPVTGTDTITVPYMPKSSSFPKFVDPKMMISKKTDMLSNLFGGLGPAYPISFKPFMPYTVSPSLYNTVDKTPLFSKSNVVDEAGQYKRGIFGPFGSKPFGPMASKFGPMSPFSSLNTIPDYSMKDEISRRKRSIDESTVTKLHSIMDSGKPETKDLGPSPPYPTLAPISEEPEEDVNVLLKKMGGPTAPKQYLPGIFGPFGPVVDPSMFIAKKTTFLDNLFKNTVTSTPAPSPIEVPTTKSTIVPPDFWLPSSVIPNPTEYNDKVSEFLDKLFDTLKLNKTALTSDGDSANFKNDLVRSIISDGSHAQVKIARSIEDLSSINAAKDSIVSNILSELGDLKSNMVTTMNDLISYEKSATSLSSKKPFKPFSPGPWTKPTIDGMFSFQQKMGVLSQVFDMLTDLQKNITLAVQNITKAKMASTGAPGGAFNANYPMTNDIPSSPSGLPTNMSLLDVIKHKLDTLDYGVPLAYNPSYSKFGLQMARSLPKGPGSVWVSYPEDAGGIKREIVSGAESFLNEGSSQKQQARSVKMQMHQGYQSLPPGSIESVQAGGGSTPEHQGGKIKLYIQIPVLPNMQVPVFQNNNYQN; this is translated from the exons ATGATTCTCCCAAAAGATCTAGTACTTTTCTCTTATTTGATAGTATTAACTAGAGCATCTTTTAAAGGCCCTTCAGGAGCAGCATCATGGGCAAGCTATGCTTCAAAATCTG ATTATGCAAGAGCTCTCGGACTACCAGTAACAGGAACAGACACCATAACAGTACCTTATATGCCAAAATCTTCCTCCTTTCCAAAATTTGTTGATCCTAAAATGATGATTTCGAAGAAGACAGATATGCTGAGCAACTTGTTTGGTGGCTTAGGACCTGCTTATCCTATAAGCTTCAAACCATTTATGCCATATACAGTAAGTCCATCTTTGTACAATACTGTTGACAAAACACCATTATTCAGTAAAAGTAACGTGGTTGATGAAGCTGGCCAGTACAAACGTGGAATTTTTGGGCCTTTCGGTTCGAAACCTTTTGGTCCTATGGCTTCTAAGTTCGGGCCTATGTCTCCATTTTCAAGCTTAAATACTATACCTGATTATAGTATGAAAGATGAGATTTCCCGCAGAAAAAGAAGCATAGATGAGTCTACTGTAACAAAACTTCATTCAATTATGGACAGTGGTAAGCCAGAAACAAAAGATTTGGGACCTTCACCTCCATATCCCACTCTTGCTCCAATTTCTGAAGAACCAGAAGAAGATGTGAATGTACTGCTTAAAAAGATGGGAGGTCCAACAGCACCAAAACAATATTTACCAGGAATATTTGGACCTTTTGGACCTGTGGTGGATCCATCTATGTTTATAGCAAAGAAAACTACCTTTTTggataatttgtttaaaaatactgTTACTTCTACTCCAGCACCAAGTCCGATCGAAGTTCCAACAACGAAAAGTACCATTGTACCACCTGACTTTTGGTTACCATCATCTGTAATCCCTAATCCAACAGAGTACAATGATAAAGTATCAGAGTTCCTGGATAAATTGTTTGACACTTTAAAACTGAATAAAACTGCACTAACTAGCGATGGAGATAgtgcaaattttaaaaacgattTGGTGAGATCTATTATATCTGATGGAAGTCATGCACAAGTAAAAATAGCAAGATCCATTGAAGACCTCTCATCGATCAACGCCGCTAAAGATTCGATTGTTAGTAACATATTATCTGAATTGGGTGATTTAAAAAGCAACATGGTTACAACAATGAATGATTTGATTTCTTATGAAAAGTCTGCAACATCACTATCATCAAAGAAACCATTTAAACCTTTTAGTCCTGGTCCATGGACAAAACCAACTATCGATGGAATGTTTTCTTTTCAGCAAAAGATGGGTGTTTTGAGTCAAGTATTTGATATGTTAACTGACTTACAGAAGAATATTACTTTGGCAGttcaaaatataacaaaagcAAAAATGGCATCCACAGGTGCTCCCGGAGGAGCATTTAATGCCAATTATCCAATGACTAATGACATTCCTTCTTCCCCTAGTGGTTTGCCCACTAACATGAGTCTATTGGATgttattaaacataaattagATACATTAGATTATGGAGTGCCTCTTGCATACAATCCGAGTTATAGTAAATTCGGGCTACAGATGGCTCGATCACTGCCAAAAGGTCCTGGCTCAGTTTGGGTTTCTTATCCTGAAGATGCAGGAGGTATAAAGCGCGAAATTGTCAGTGGTGCTGAATCTTTTCTGAATGAGGGAAGCAGTCAAAAACAACAAGCACGTTCAGTTAAGATGCAAATGCATCAGGGATATCAGAGTTTGCCACCTGGTTCTATAGAGTCTGTACAGGCAGGTGGAGGATCTACACCTGAACACCAAGGTGGAAAAATCAAGTTATAT ATACAAATACCTGTATTGCCTAATATGCAGGTGCCTGtctttcaaaataataattaccaaAACTAG